Proteins encoded in a region of the Mesoflavibacter profundi genome:
- a CDS encoding DUF6799 domain-containing protein: MKHLILFVCALFLTTSAVLAQDNSKLEDANYVILLNEQVFHYTKDGVTLLKEDLKLNNDTVVKTDGTYTTKEGKTLQLKDGECLGMSGKLYKDQATLTKKLKKELR, from the coding sequence ATGAAACATTTAATCCTATTTGTATGTGCGTTATTTTTAACGACATCTGCAGTTTTAGCTCAAGATAATTCTAAGCTAGAAGATGCCAATTATGTAATTTTATTAAACGAACAAGTATTTCATTATACTAAAGATGGTGTAACCTTATTAAAAGAAGATCTTAAACTTAATAATGATACTGTTGTTAAAACAGATGGAACTTATACAACTAAAGAAGGAAAAACATTGCAACTTAAAGATGGAGAATGTTTAGGGATGAGTGGTAAACTTTACAAAGATCAAGCTACATTAACCAAAAAGCTTAAAAAAGAACTGCGTTAG
- a CDS encoding hydrolase, with amino-acid sequence MKNRIFMYLFIFALLVVLFQFVNTKNYVKANDQKIESLSIANAKMKDSLALMYNKINDLSMFDFNYNQEAKDYYYDRQIDTDKLIPLIENELYALSDVEGDEHPLIPFAASEGKKMQFNSIKVLNHKWIIADFSDGIFWGELLIKYEISPEKQLTFKVLDYLLYTN; translated from the coding sequence ATGAAGAATAGAATATTTATGTACCTTTTTATTTTTGCTTTACTTGTTGTTTTATTTCAATTTGTAAATACAAAAAACTATGTAAAAGCAAATGATCAAAAAATTGAAAGTTTGTCTATTGCTAATGCAAAAATGAAAGATTCTCTTGCTTTGATGTACAATAAAATTAATGATTTATCGATGTTTGATTTTAATTATAATCAAGAAGCAAAAGATTATTATTACGACAGACAAATAGATACCGATAAGTTAATTCCTTTAATCGAAAATGAATTATATGCGTTAAGTGATGTAGAAGGAGACGAACATCCTTTAATACCATTTGCTGCTTCTGAAGGTAAAAAAATGCAATTTAATTCTATAAAAGTATTAAATCATAAATGGATTATAGCCGATTTTTCTGATGGTATTTTTTGGGGTGAATTGCTTATCAAATACGAAATATCACCAGAAAAACAGCTTACTTTTAAAGTTTTAGATTACTTGTTGTATACTAATTAG
- a CDS encoding RNA polymerase sigma factor, whose protein sequence is MEKVTISDAVLVSNYIKGQESALEVLITRHKQRIYSFIYSKVFDRDIAEDIFQDTFIKVIKTLKRGKYNEEGKFLPWVMRIAHNLVIDHFRKNNRMPKFDNSGDFNIFSVISDNALNAEKSIIKGQVEADVRRLIDELPEDQKEVLMMRMYNDMSFKEISERTGVSINTALGRMRYALINMRKVIEKHNIVLTN, encoded by the coding sequence ATGGAAAAAGTAACAATCTCTGACGCTGTATTAGTAAGCAATTACATTAAAGGACAAGAGTCTGCACTAGAAGTATTAATCACAAGACACAAACAACGTATATATAGTTTTATCTATTCTAAAGTGTTTGATCGTGATATTGCCGAAGATATTTTTCAAGATACGTTTATAAAAGTTATAAAAACGCTTAAAAGAGGCAAATATAACGAAGAAGGTAAGTTTTTACCATGGGTTATGCGTATTGCGCATAATTTGGTAATTGATCATTTTAGAAAAAATAATCGTATGCCTAAATTTGATAACTCTGGTGATTTTAATATTTTTTCTGTAATTAGTGATAATGCTTTAAATGCAGAAAAAAGTATTATTAAAGGTCAAGTAGAAGCAGATGTTAGACGATTAATAGACGAGTTGCCAGAAGATCAAAAAGAAGTTTTAATGATGCGTATGTACAACGACATGAGTTTTAAAGAAATCTCTGAACGTACAGGAGTTAGCATTAACACTGCTTTAGGACGTATGAGATATGCTTTAATTAATATGAGAAAAGTGATCGAAAAGCATAATATTGTTTTAACAAATTAA
- a CDS encoding M61 family metallopeptidase: MKKLLFSTLATGLLLVGCGGSKTTTTPLATQTAIETSIDLSKVKDDKVPVTINPGRFTTETVTYRLPRVVQGTYSVSDFGKYIDSFKAFNYKGEELTTSKIDTNTWTIADATNLDYITYYVNDTFDQEVSGGIGGEQPFSPAGTNIEPTNYVLNLHGFIGYFDSLKNNQYKLDVTAPATFKRTSALQETSKKSSEDGSLITSSYFAPRYFDITDNPMFYGELDVEEFQVGDIKIVLSVYSPNKVHTAAKIKGVVETMMKAQKTYLGDINSTPRYDIYLYLSDGTEGSPKGFGALEHHTSTVVVLQEDMPFEALAESMTDVVSHEFFHIVTPLSVHSEDVHYFDYNQPTFSKHLWMYEGVTEYFATLFQVDQGLVDNDEFYGDILQKIQTAKNMNDSMSFTEMSENVLDEPYAPQYYNVYMKGALIGMCIDIIMREESNGQRGILSLMKELSNKYGKNKPFEDDKIIDEIIAMTYPSVGEFLNTHVVGGTPIDYNIYFNKVGLMMSEGKVATNYIQNGAQLIFEPNRETMKLPFSEAVKNNSFWAENGVQPGDVLKTVNGEAFSFLSAQKILTDMYMWQPGKEVEVVIDRNGTEYTIKTKLTQSYTTGEKLTENPNATTKQVEVRKAWLKG; encoded by the coding sequence ATGAAAAAACTATTATTTTCTACACTAGCAACTGGTTTATTATTAGTTGGTTGTGGTGGATCTAAAACAACAACTACACCTTTAGCAACGCAAACAGCTATAGAAACGTCTATAGACTTATCTAAAGTAAAAGACGATAAAGTACCAGTTACAATTAATCCTGGTCGTTTTACTACAGAAACAGTAACATACAGATTACCAAGAGTTGTTCAAGGAACATATTCAGTAAGTGATTTTGGTAAATATATAGACAGTTTTAAAGCCTTTAACTATAAAGGTGAAGAGTTAACTACAAGTAAAATAGATACTAATACTTGGACTATTGCAGACGCAACAAACTTAGATTATATCACATATTACGTAAATGATACTTTTGATCAAGAAGTTTCTGGCGGAATTGGTGGCGAACAACCATTTTCTCCTGCAGGAACAAATATAGAGCCAACAAATTACGTATTAAACCTTCATGGTTTTATAGGGTATTTTGATAGCTTAAAAAACAATCAATATAAATTAGACGTCACTGCGCCAGCAACTTTTAAGCGTACGTCTGCATTACAAGAAACATCAAAAAAATCCAGCGAAGACGGAAGTTTAATCACATCAAGCTACTTTGCACCAAGATATTTTGATATTACAGATAACCCAATGTTTTATGGAGAATTAGATGTAGAAGAATTTCAAGTAGGTGATATCAAAATCGTATTAAGTGTTTATTCACCTAATAAAGTACATACTGCAGCAAAAATTAAAGGTGTTGTAGAAACAATGATGAAAGCCCAAAAAACATATTTAGGTGATATTAATAGTACACCAAGATATGATATCTATTTATACTTATCTGATGGAACAGAAGGTTCGCCAAAAGGTTTCGGAGCTTTAGAGCATCACACATCTACAGTTGTTGTATTACAAGAAGATATGCCTTTTGAAGCATTAGCCGAAAGTATGACAGACGTTGTTTCTCATGAGTTTTTTCATATTGTAACGCCATTAAGTGTACATTCAGAAGACGTGCATTATTTTGATTACAATCAACCAACATTTTCTAAGCATTTATGGATGTATGAAGGTGTAACAGAATATTTTGCAACCTTATTTCAAGTAGATCAAGGATTAGTAGATAATGATGAGTTTTACGGTGATATTTTACAAAAAATTCAAACCGCAAAAAACATGAACGACTCAATGAGTTTTACTGAAATGAGTGAAAATGTTTTAGACGAACCATATGCGCCACAATACTATAATGTATACATGAAAGGTGCTTTAATAGGAATGTGTATTGATATTATCATGAGAGAAGAAAGCAACGGTCAACGTGGTATTTTATCTTTAATGAAAGAATTATCTAACAAATACGGTAAAAACAAACCATTTGAAGACGATAAAATTATAGATGAAATTATAGCAATGACGTATCCAAGCGTTGGCGAATTTTTAAACACTCATGTTGTTGGTGGTACTCCAATAGATTATAACATTTACTTTAATAAAGTAGGTTTAATGATGTCTGAAGGAAAAGTAGCTACTAATTACATCCAAAATGGTGCACAATTAATTTTTGAACCAAATAGAGAAACTATGAAACTTCCATTTTCTGAAGCTGTAAAAAACAACAGTTTTTGGGCAGAAAATGGTGTGCAACCAGGTGATGTTTTAAAAACGGTTAATGGTGAAGCATTTTCATTCTTATCGGCTCAAAAAATACTTACAGATATGTATATGTGGCAACCTGGAAAAGAGGTAGAAGTAGTTATTGATAGAAACGGAACAGAATATACTATTAAAACCAAATTAACTCAATCTTACACAACAGGAGAAAAGCTAACAGAAAATCCTAACGCAACTACTAAACAAGTAGAAGTTAGAAAAGCTTGGTTAAAAGGATAA
- a CDS encoding dihydroorotase, with protein MNILIKSATIIDASSEHHNQTVDVLIEDGTITAIKTSIANTNNYKEIVLENLHLSQGWTDTSVCFGEPGFEDRETIQNGLKTAALSGFTTIALQSNTNPVADTSADISFLVNKSQDNAVNLLPIGALTKLSESIDLAELYDMQNAGAIAFYDYKKPIKNPNLLKIALQYASNFDGLVYSFPLEEKIAGKGIVNEEETSTRLGLKGSPNLAEALQVARDLFILEYTGGKLHIPTISTKESVRLIREAKQKQLKVTCSVAIHNLLLEDCLLEDFDTRFKVNPPLRIKEDIDALIDGLKDGTVDFVTSDHNPQTIEDKKVEFDHATYGTIGLESAFGALNSILNTQETITLLTKGRSLFNLENQSIKVGNAANLSLFNPNIEYTFTKKNIISTSKNSAFLGQHLKGKSYGVYANKKLIIND; from the coding sequence ATGAATATCTTAATTAAATCTGCAACTATCATAGATGCTTCCAGCGAGCATCATAACCAAACCGTAGATGTTCTAATAGAAGATGGAACAATTACTGCTATCAAAACATCTATCGCAAACACCAATAATTACAAAGAAATTGTTTTAGAAAACTTACATCTATCTCAAGGTTGGACAGATACTAGCGTATGTTTTGGCGAACCAGGTTTTGAAGACAGAGAAACCATACAAAACGGACTTAAAACTGCGGCGCTTTCAGGTTTTACAACAATAGCTTTACAAAGCAATACAAATCCAGTAGCAGATACTAGTGCAGATATTTCATTTTTAGTAAATAAATCGCAAGATAATGCTGTAAATCTATTGCCAATTGGCGCATTAACAAAACTAAGTGAAAGTATTGATTTAGCTGAGCTTTACGATATGCAAAATGCTGGTGCAATTGCATTTTACGATTATAAAAAACCAATTAAAAATCCTAATCTTCTTAAAATTGCTTTGCAATATGCAAGTAATTTTGATGGCTTAGTATACTCTTTTCCTTTAGAAGAAAAAATTGCAGGTAAAGGCATTGTAAATGAAGAAGAAACAAGCACCAGATTAGGTTTAAAAGGAAGTCCTAATTTAGCTGAAGCACTTCAAGTAGCAAGAGATTTATTTATACTAGAATATACTGGCGGTAAATTGCATATTCCAACTATATCTACTAAAGAATCTGTAAGATTAATTAGAGAAGCAAAACAAAAACAACTTAAAGTAACGTGTAGTGTCGCAATACACAATTTACTTTTAGAAGATTGTCTTCTTGAAGATTTTGATACCAGATTTAAAGTTAATCCACCTTTAAGAATTAAAGAAGATATTGATGCTTTAATAGATGGATTAAAAGATGGAACTGTAGATTTTGTAACTTCAGATCACAATCCACAAACAATAGAAGATAAAAAAGTAGAGTTTGATCACGCTACTTATGGTACCATTGGTTTAGAAAGTGCATTTGGAGCTTTAAATTCAATTTTAAATACACAAGAAACAATTACTTTATTAACAAAAGGCAGATCTTTATTTAATCTAGAAAACCAATCTATTAAAGTTGGTAACGCTGCTAATTTAAGTCTATTTAACCCTAACATTGAATACACATTTACTAAGAAAAATATAATTTCAACCTCTAAAAATAGTGCGTTTTTAGGACAACATTTAAAAGGTAAAAGTTATGGTGTATACGCTAATAAAAAATTAATAATCAATGACTAA
- a CDS encoding alpha/beta hydrolase gives MTELNLEYIVRPSSNKENAPLLLLFHGYGSDENDLFSFATELPEEFLIVSAKAPYPMQPFGNAWYAINFDAEKGKWSDNEQAIQSRDLISQFIDQIINKYNADKDNVTLLGFSQGAILSYSVAFTYPEKVKNIVALSGYINTDLFTVLPKDHYTHLNFYCSHGSVDQVIPIDWARQTSPFLKTLDINFKYSEFPVGHGVAPQNFYEFRDWLKLHTN, from the coding sequence ATGACAGAATTAAATTTAGAATATATTGTAAGACCTTCTTCTAATAAAGAAAACGCGCCATTATTATTATTGTTTCATGGATATGGTAGTGACGAGAATGACTTATTTAGCTTTGCAACAGAGTTACCTGAGGAATTTTTAATCGTTTCTGCTAAAGCGCCTTACCCAATGCAGCCTTTTGGTAATGCTTGGTATGCTATAAATTTTGATGCAGAAAAAGGTAAATGGAGTGATAACGAACAGGCTATCCAATCTAGAGATTTAATTTCTCAATTTATAGATCAAATTATAAATAAATACAATGCAGATAAGGACAATGTTACCTTGTTAGGATTTAGTCAAGGTGCTATTTTAAGCTATTCGGTAGCGTTTACTTATCCAGAAAAAGTAAAGAATATCGTAGCTTTAAGCGGTTATATTAACACAGATTTATTCACTGTTTTACCCAAAGACCATTACACTCATTTAAACTTTTATTGCTCGCATGGAAGCGTAGATCAAGTAATTCCAATAGATTGGGCAAGACAAACGTCGCCTTTTTTAAAAACATTAGATATCAACTTTAAATACAGCGAATTTCCTGTAGGTCATGGAGTTGCACCACAAAATTTTTATGAATTTAGAGATTGGTTGAAGCTACATACTAATTAG
- a CDS encoding endonuclease III domain-containing protein, giving the protein MTKQEKVHFVINTLNKLYPEIPIPLDHKDPYTLLVAVLLSAQCTDVRVNQITPLLFAEADNPYDMIKLSVEDIKEIIKPCGLSPMKSKGIYGLSKILIEEHNGEVPQSFEALEALPAVGHKTASVVMSQAFGVPAFPVDTHIHRLMYRWNLSNGKSVAQTEKDAKRLFPEELWNDLHLQIIWYGREYSPARGWDLNKDVITKTIGRATVLKEYYKKTS; this is encoded by the coding sequence ATGACTAAGCAAGAAAAGGTACATTTTGTTATAAATACGTTAAATAAGTTATATCCAGAAATTCCAATTCCGTTAGACCATAAAGATCCATATACGCTTTTAGTTGCGGTTTTATTATCGGCACAATGTACAGATGTTAGAGTTAATCAAATAACACCGTTATTATTTGCAGAAGCAGATAATCCTTATGATATGATTAAATTATCTGTAGAAGACATAAAAGAAATTATTAAACCTTGTGGCTTGTCTCCAATGAAAAGTAAAGGCATTTACGGTTTATCAAAAATTTTGATAGAAGAACACAATGGTGAAGTTCCGCAATCTTTTGAGGCTTTAGAAGCCTTACCAGCTGTAGGACACAAAACTGCTAGTGTAGTAATGAGTCAAGCTTTTGGTGTACCTGCTTTTCCTGTAGATACGCACATACATCGTTTAATGTATCGCTGGAATTTATCTAACGGAAAAAGTGTTGCTCAAACCGAAAAAGATGCAAAACGTTTATTTCCTGAAGAATTATGGAATGATTTACACCTTCAAATCATTTGGTATGGTCGCGAATATTCTCCTGCTCGCGGTTGGGATTTAAACAAAGATGTTATTACAAAAACTATTGGAAGAGCTACTGTTTTAAAAGAATACTATAAAAAAACGTCCTAA
- a CDS encoding BatA domain-containing protein, translating to MQFKNPELLYALFLLLIPIIVHLFQLRKFKTEYFTNVALLKRVQLQTRKSAKIKKWLTLLTRLLILSAIIIAFAQPFFSKTNAFKVKEETIIYLDNSFSMQAKGEHGALLKRAVNDLLNTIEDDQNFSLITNTSTYKNTTIKAIKNDLLELDYSSNQLEYKTALLKSSQLFTKQENTLKHLVFISDFQNKGTEFPVLKDSIISLNKVVLKPVNKSNTLIDSLFISKRTANNIQLTAVVKNNSKTAEVIPVSLYDNETLISKISVDLNSTNNAVFTLPTNKTIEGKITIEDANLAFDNTLYFSITKPTKINVLAVGTDTKYLKGIFTEDEFNFSTLTTNNLDYALFDNQQLIILNELESLPSTLITALKDFTDKGKIVVFIPSNNGNIADYNSFLQRFNASTFNTLNKQEKRITSINYAHPIYSDGVFEKQVTNFQYPKVNVYFKHQNNSNLKILQFENGQSFLSQKENLFIFNAPLNKDNSNFKNINLIVPTFYNIAKQSLNTSNLYYTIGQLNTFDVAVNLNKDAVLKIENNNQSFIPQQRYFNNKVSITTTDLPEIAGNYQVKNNTEILDLVSYNYDRNESNLTYLNLKNNSNSNISNTIEQAFNTIKNETKVNELWKWFVILALVFLIIEMLILKYFK from the coding sequence ATGCAGTTTAAAAATCCAGAACTTCTTTACGCGCTTTTCTTACTGCTTATTCCTATTATAGTTCATCTTTTTCAGCTTAGAAAATTTAAAACTGAATATTTTACAAACGTTGCGTTATTAAAACGAGTACAATTACAAACTAGAAAAAGTGCTAAAATTAAAAAGTGGTTAACATTACTAACTAGACTTTTAATTTTAAGTGCTATTATTATTGCTTTTGCGCAACCATTTTTTTCTAAAACTAATGCGTTTAAAGTTAAAGAAGAAACCATAATTTATTTAGACAATTCTTTTAGTATGCAAGCTAAAGGAGAACATGGCGCTTTATTAAAACGTGCTGTAAACGACCTTTTAAATACTATTGAAGATGATCAAAATTTCTCGTTAATAACAAATACTTCGACGTATAAAAACACTACAATAAAGGCTATTAAAAACGACCTTTTAGAATTAGATTATTCATCTAATCAATTAGAATATAAAACGGCTTTATTAAAATCTTCTCAGTTATTTACTAAGCAAGAAAATACATTAAAACATTTAGTTTTTATATCAGATTTTCAGAATAAAGGAACAGAATTTCCAGTTTTAAAAGATTCGATTATAAGTTTAAATAAAGTTGTTTTAAAGCCTGTAAATAAGTCAAATACATTAATAGATAGCTTATTTATCTCTAAAAGAACTGCTAACAATATCCAACTAACAGCTGTAGTAAAAAACAACTCTAAAACTGCCGAAGTTATTCCTGTATCTTTATATGATAATGAGACGTTGATTTCTAAAATTTCAGTTGATTTAAACTCAACAAATAACGCTGTATTTACTTTACCTACTAATAAAACTATTGAAGGTAAAATAACTATCGAAGATGCTAACTTAGCGTTTGATAATACACTTTATTTTTCAATTACAAAACCTACTAAAATTAATGTATTAGCTGTTGGAACAGATACAAAATATTTAAAAGGAATATTTACGGAAGACGAATTTAATTTCTCGACTTTAACAACAAACAACTTAGATTACGCGCTTTTTGATAATCAGCAATTAATAATTTTAAATGAATTAGAAAGCCTACCTTCTACTCTAATTACAGCGCTAAAAGATTTTACCGATAAAGGAAAAATAGTTGTGTTTATTCCATCTAATAATGGGAATATTGCTGATTATAACTCATTTTTACAGCGCTTTAATGCCTCAACTTTTAATACTTTAAATAAGCAGGAAAAGAGAATTACTTCGATAAATTATGCGCATCCTATTTACTCTGATGGTGTTTTTGAAAAACAAGTTACAAATTTTCAGTACCCAAAAGTAAACGTCTATTTTAAACACCAAAACAATTCTAATCTTAAAATATTACAATTTGAAAACGGACAATCTTTTCTGTCTCAAAAAGAGAATCTGTTTATTTTTAACGCACCTTTAAATAAAGACAATTCTAATTTTAAAAACATAAATTTAATTGTACCAACCTTTTATAATATTGCAAAACAAAGTTTAAACACAAGCAATTTATATTATACAATTGGACAATTAAATACTTTTGATGTAGCTGTTAATTTAAACAAAGATGCGGTTTTAAAAATTGAAAACAACAATCAATCTTTTATCCCGCAACAACGCTATTTTAATAACAAAGTATCTATTACTACTACAGATTTACCAGAAATAGCAGGTAATTATCAAGTAAAAAATAACACTGAAATTCTAGATTTGGTAAGTTATAATTATGATAGAAATGAAAGTAATCTTACCTATTTAAATTTAAAGAACAATTCAAATTCAAACATATCAAATACTATAGAACAAGCCTTTAACACAATAAAAAACGAAACAAAAGTTAACGAATTATGGAAATGGTTTGTAATTTTAGCTTTAGTATTTTTAATAATCGAAATGCTTATCTTAAAATATTTTAAATGA
- the bcp gene encoding thioredoxin-dependent thiol peroxidase, whose translation MNTLKQGDKVPNFSVKDQDGNLVALKDYKGKKLIVFFYPKASTPGCTAEACNLRDNYKVLQDKGFEILGVSADSEKRQTNFKNKYEFPFPLLADEDKDVINAFGVWGTKKFMGKVYDGIHRKTFLIDENGVVAHVIDKVKTKDHAAQILEIIE comes from the coding sequence ATGAATACATTAAAACAAGGTGATAAAGTCCCAAATTTTTCAGTAAAAGATCAAGATGGAAATTTAGTAGCTTTAAAAGATTATAAAGGAAAAAAATTAATTGTGTTTTTTTACCCAAAAGCAAGTACACCTGGTTGCACTGCAGAAGCGTGTAACTTAAGAGATAATTATAAAGTCTTACAGGATAAAGGTTTTGAGATTTTAGGTGTTAGTGCAGATTCTGAAAAGAGACAAACTAATTTTAAGAATAAATATGAGTTTCCGTTTCCACTTTTAGCAGACGAGGACAAAGATGTAATTAACGCATTTGGTGTTTGGGGAACAAAAAAGTTTATGGGAAAGGTTTATGATGGTATACATCGTAAAACGTTTTTAATAGATGAAAATGGAGTAGTAGCGCATGTTATTGACAAAGTAAAAACAAAAGATCATGCAGCTCAAATTTTAGAAATAATTGAGTAA
- a CDS encoding MBL fold metallo-hydrolase — translation MKITFLGTGTSQGIPIIGSDHPVCLSKNPKDKRLRVSVLIQWDNYSYVIDCGPDFRQQMLRADVKSIDGILFTHEHADHTAGLDDIRPFFFRQGDIPIYAHKRVVGQLKQRFAYIFETENKYPGAPNLEVNLVQNQSFKLKNLEVIPIEVYHHKLQVFGYRFNNFAYLTDVKTIPDAELEKLKNLDVLVINALREQPHISHLNLEEALQIVSILQPKKTYFTHISHLLGFHDEVEQNLPENVFLAYDQLQITI, via the coding sequence TTGAAAATAACTTTTTTAGGTACTGGTACTTCGCAAGGAATTCCTATTATTGGAAGTGATCATCCGGTTTGTTTAAGCAAAAATCCTAAGGATAAAAGGTTGCGAGTTTCTGTTTTAATTCAATGGGATAATTATAGTTATGTTATAGATTGTGGTCCAGATTTTAGGCAACAAATGTTAAGAGCAGATGTAAAATCTATAGATGGTATTTTATTTACCCATGAGCATGCAGATCATACTGCTGGATTAGACGATATTAGACCGTTTTTTTTTAGACAAGGTGATATACCTATTTATGCACATAAAAGAGTTGTAGGCCAATTAAAGCAACGATTTGCTTATATTTTTGAAACAGAAAATAAATATCCTGGCGCGCCAAACTTAGAAGTTAATTTGGTGCAAAACCAATCTTTTAAACTTAAAAATTTGGAGGTGATTCCTATAGAAGTTTACCATCATAAATTACAAGTTTTTGGGTATAGATTTAATAATTTTGCTTATCTAACAGATGTTAAAACCATACCAGATGCAGAATTGGAAAAATTGAAAAATCTTGATGTCTTGGTAATTAATGCATTAAGAGAACAACCTCATATTTCTCATTTAAATTTAGAAGAAGCTTTGCAAATAGTATCTATATTGCAACCTAAAAAGACATATTTTACTCATATAAGTCATTTGTTAGGTTTTCATGACGAAGTAGAGCAGAATTTACCCGAAAATGTTTTTTTAGCATACGACCAATTACAAATCACTATATAA
- a CDS encoding nicotinate-nucleotide adenylyltransferase encodes MEITLKGDKKFENIPSLKDKALRINLNENIYGTFAEIGAGQETVRHFFRAGGASGTIAKAMSAYDKNFSDAIYGIEDDRRYVTEARLRKMLAHEYKLIEERISRDDNPNRMFFSFANTVATIDFAKKYKGHGWVGIKYQINPEDKEVNEIILHIRFKENDARLQQETLGILGTNLIYGAFYKYNEPKKLLRYLYDHLDKDQLEIDTINFSGPVFKDVDNRLMSLQLVKNGMTDAVMFAPDGNNVLPARVLYKKNILALRGSFRPVTKVNMDMYQKSLDMFVKENKVDKDKTQVIFEITLSNLRAEGEIDEQDFMDRARLLCSLGQTVLISNFQEYYKLVEYFSQYTKNRMGLAMGVNNLVDIFDEKYYRHLSGGILEAFGKLFFKDLRVYLYPMENEDGTITTSDTLKVHPRMKELYKFFKYNGKVVDITDYDKSTLSVFSRKVLKMIANGEDGWQTMLPEGVSKLIMEQSLFGCETEEAHTK; translated from the coding sequence ATGGAAATTACGCTGAAAGGAGATAAAAAATTTGAAAATATTCCTTCTTTAAAAGATAAAGCATTACGTATCAACTTGAACGAAAATATCTACGGAACTTTTGCCGAAATTGGCGCAGGACAAGAAACCGTTAGACATTTTTTTAGAGCTGGTGGCGCTTCTGGTACTATCGCAAAAGCAATGTCTGCTTACGATAAAAATTTTAGTGATGCCATCTATGGTATAGAAGATGATAGACGTTACGTAACAGAAGCTAGATTAAGAAAAATGCTAGCTCATGAATACAAGCTTATAGAAGAGCGTATCTCTAGAGACGATAACCCAAATCGTATGTTTTTTAGTTTTGCAAATACTGTTGCAACAATAGACTTCGCAAAAAAATACAAAGGTCACGGTTGGGTAGGAATTAAATACCAAATAAATCCTGAAGACAAAGAAGTAAATGAAATTATACTTCACATTCGATTTAAAGAAAACGACGCAAGATTACAACAAGAAACCTTAGGTATTTTAGGTACAAACCTTATATATGGTGCTTTTTACAAGTATAACGAACCTAAAAAACTACTTAGATATTTATACGATCACTTAGACAAAGACCAATTAGAGATTGACACTATAAACTTCTCTGGTCCAGTATTTAAAGATGTAGATAACCGTTTAATGAGCTTACAGTTAGTTAAAAACGGAATGACAGACGCAGTAATGTTTGCACCAGACGGAAACAACGTACTACCAGCTCGTGTACTTTACAAAAAGAACATTTTAGCATTAAGAGGAAGTTTTAGACCTGTTACTAAAGTAAACATGGATATGTATCAAAAATCATTAGACATGTTTGTTAAAGAAAACAAGGTTGATAAGGATAAAACACAAGTAATTTTTGAAATTACACTATCTAATTTAAGAGCTGAAGGAGAAATAGACGAACAAGATTTTATGGATCGCGCAAGACTACTTTGTTCATTAGGTCAAACAGTACTTATATCTAATTTCCAAGAGTATTATAAGCTAGTAGAATATTTCTCTCAATACACTAAAAACCGTATGGGATTAGCAATGGGAGTAAATAATTTAGTAGATATTTTTGATGAAAAATACTATCGTCATCTTAGTGGAGGCATTCTTGAAGCGTTTGGTAAATTATTCTTTAAAGATTTACGCGTATATCTTTACCCAATGGAAAACGAAGACGGAACAATTACTACAAGCGACACCTTAAAAGTTCATCCAAGAATGAAAGAGCTTTACAAGTTCTTTAAATATAATGGTAAAGTTGTAGATATAACAGATTACGATAAATCTACACTAAGTGTCTTTTCTAGAAAAGTATTAAAAATGATTGCTAACGGTGAAGATGGTTGGCAAACTATGCTACCAGAAGGTGTTTCTAAATTAATAATGGAACAAAGCCTTTTTGGTTGCGAGACTGAAGAAGCACATACAAAATAA